A stretch of DNA from Micromonospora peucetia:
GCACGCCCGGCCGGACACCCCACGGCTCGGCCGCATCGCCCTGGTTCCGCTCGACGACCGGCCCTACACCTGGTACGCCCCGCAACAGATCGCCACCGGCGCCGGCTACGACACCCTGTTGCCGCCACGGGAAACTCTCGGGCGACACTTCGCCCCCGGCGACGGTCGCGCCGTCGGCCAGTGGCTCACCTCGTCCACCAAGCGGGCGGACGCGCTGGTCGTCGCCCTACCGATGCTCGCCTACGGTGGACTGCTCAACTCCCGCAACAGCTCCATCCCCGAAACCGAGGTGTTCGCCCGGTTGGCGGCGGTGCGGGCCGTCCGACGGAGCCGCCCGCGTCGGCGGCTCTACGCCTTCGACACCATCATGCGCCTCACCCCCGAAGGGCCGTGGCGCAACGAGCTGCGGGCCTGGGCGACGGTGAAGGACGAGGTCGACAACCTCGCGATGGTGGAGAAGCGCCCTCAACTCGACGCGCTGGAGTCCCAGATCCCGGCCGACGTGCGAAGCGACTACCTGGCCACCCGGGCACGTAACCACCGGGTCAACCTGACGATGATCGAATGGGCGGCCGAAGGGATCTTCGACTTCCTCGTGGTGGGTCAGGACGACGCGACCGGCCACGGCCTGCACCGACCGGAGTCGCAGGCACTCGCCGCCCGCATCGCCGAACTGGGCGTCGGTGATCGGGTGGTGATCTACCCGGGTGCCGACGTGGTGGCAGCCCTGCTCATCGCCAAGATCGCCATCAGGGACGCCGACGTACGCCCCCGGGTGAGCATCGAGTACTCCCGGGTGCCGGGTGAGGCCTGGACCGCGCCCTACCAGAACATCCCGTACGCGCAGCTCATCCGGGGCTACGTCGACATCCTCGGCGGGACGGTCGTGGACCGGCCGGAGCGGTCCGACCTGGTCCTGATGGCCAACACGGGCGGCAGTTCGGCGTCGGTGGCACCGTTCGCCGACCGTCTGGTGGCCCACGTCCGGGCCGGCCGGCCCGTGGCCCTCGGCGACGACGCGATTGCCGGGCACTCCGACCGGCGGTTGCTGTCCCTGCTCAACGGCCGGATCCGGTACGTCGAGCTGGCCGGCTACTCGGGCTGGAACGTCGGGATCAGCCTCGCCCAGGCGACGTCCCGCTGGGCGCTGCGGCAACGATCGGCTCGCGGTGAACTGCCACCCGGCGCGCCGGGCACCGCAGGTGAGCCGGTCCTGGCCGCACGACGGGCACTCCTGCACGACGCGGCGCGGGCCAGCATCGAGCTGTCCGTCTCCGAGCTGGTGCAGACCGACTCGTACCGCAACAACGTCCGCACCGCCACCACCGCCCACGCGTCCTCGCTGGGCGAGCCGGACCCGCAGAACATCAAGACCTACTTCTCCGAGATCAACGCGTACGCGGTCGACAGCACCACCCCGTACGCGGAGAAGCTGTTCGCCGACGAGTTCGCCGGGGCCACGCTCGCCCTCGGCAGTGACGGACGAGCGCCGGTGACGGCCCGCGTGGACCGACTCGACGCCTGGCACCTCCACCTGCCCTGGAACCGCACCGGCGAGATCGCCGCCGAGCCCCGGATCGTCCTGACGCCGGATCGGGGGCACCGGTGAGGGCGCGGGTCGCGGCACTGCTGGCCACCCTCATCGTCGGCGTCGCGGCGCCGGTCCCGACCGCTCCGGCCGTCGCCTCCACCCCGGTCCCTCTCGTCGACAGCTACTTCGACTGGCTCGTGGCGTCGTACGACGGGGTGCGGAACGGATTGCGCCGGGACATCGAACACGTCTACGGCAACCAGCTCGTGGTAGCCGGCAAGACCTGCACCACGGCGAGTCCGTGCACCATCGGCGGGCCGCGGCAGAGTACCGCCGCCTGCACCGCGCTCCAGTTCATCTCGGTCTATCTCGACCAGCGGGCAGCGTACGAGCAGCGGTCACTGTCGAGCGTGGAGACCGGGCTCATCGACGAGTTCGCCAGCGCGGTACTCGCCCACCGGTTGACCAAGGATCCGGCCGCGCCGAAGATCTTCGACGATGCGGTGGCCAGCACCCCGGACGGCCAGATCCGCTACTTCACCTCGTTCGGCAACGCGGCGTGCGGAGAGGCCCTGCTGGCCGCCCACCAGGCGACCGGCGCCTCCGGATACCTCGACGCGGCCACCGGCATCGGCGAGTTCCTGCTCCGTATGCAGGACCCGCGCGCCCACTACCTCACCTACGGCGTGCATCCGTTCGTCGACGGACTCGGCCAGCCCACCACCCCGCCGGGCGGCTACGTGGACCAGATCTCCAGCTGGAGCAACCTCTACTCGACGATCTCCACCTGGAATCTCACGGCGATCGCCTTCATGCAGCGGTTGGAGACGGCCGTGGCGCCGCCGGACAACCGGTACGGCCAGTCAGCCGCCGCCGCCCGGCAGTTCCTCAGCACGGGACTCCAACTCGGTGCGGACTGGTACACCTTCGACTTCGACTCCCCCACCACCAGCCAGAACCGGGTGGTCGCGCAGAGCTCGTACAGCGCGGACTGCCGTGACAACCGGTGGCACCGCAAGGGCTCCTGCACCTACACCAATGGCCAGATCGCTGGCGGAACCCTGGGCACCGACATGATCGAGTACGGACTGGCCGGACTCTACGACCACGAACGCCAGCTCAACGGTGCCAGTTCCGCGGCTGCCGCCGTGACGACCCTCTACACCACCTACACCAGCCTCCCGGGCTGGCACACCGCCTCGGCCAGCGACCCGCTCGACTGCGTCGACGACACCGCGGCCGGAGCCGTGGCGCCGTACTACCCGCCGGGCAACCAGGGTGCGACGCCGTCGGGGGACGCCTGGGACTACGACCCTCACCTGTCCTTCGGTGGGTTCTTCCGCCTCACCCCGCCCAACGAGAACGCCGAGGCGAAGTACTACGACATCGTCGGCTTCGGCATCCTCGCCGAGCTGCGCAAAGAGCTGGTGCCAACCAAGTTCACCGCGGGCTACCAACGGTTGCAGCATGCGGACCGGCAGGACGCGCTCTACGCCCTGCTCGACCGTTCACTGGCCGCGATGTTCCTGCCCGCCCGGGACACCAACGACCTCGACGGTGACAGCGACACCACCGAGTACCTGTGCAAGGGCACCCGGGGCACCCTCCCGGTCGCCCACAACGGGCTCGGCATCCTCAAGGCCGTCGGCTACGCCGGCACCCGGTGACAGCGCCACCGATCTCCGACCGCTGACCTCGTCCACCACCACCCCGAAAGTGAACTGATGCGTCGCAACAGACGACTGACACCCCGCGCCCTCAGCATGATCACCACCACCGCTGTCATCCTCACCCTCGCGGTCGCCCTCCCGGGCACACCGGCCGCAGCCGCCAGACCGCCGGCCAACCTGGGTCAGCTCGCCGTCGTACCGCTGGATGACCGGCCGTTCACCGCGTACACGCCGGTCGCGGTCGCCGAGGCCGGCGGGCACCAGGCGCTGACACCCCCGAAGGACCTGCTCGGCGAGTACTTCACCTACGGTCAGGCCGACGCGGTCGGCGCGTGGTGGCGCAGGGCCGCCGCCGACGCGGACGGCTCGGTCGTCGCGGCCCCGATGCTCGCCTACGGCGGCCTGGTCGCTTCCCGGACCTGCCAGACCAGCCTGGCCGACGCCCGGCGGCGGCTCACCGTGCTGGACGAGGTGAAGCGGAAGAACCCCGACAAGCCCCTCTACGCGTTCGACGTGATCATGCGCCTCACCATCGAGCCGACCAGCAGCTACCCGGGCATCTACTCCGGCCCGATCCGGCGCTGGGCGATCCTGATGGACCAGGTGGAGAACCTCGGGCAGGAGGAGCGCCGGGCCGAGTACGAGCAGGTCGCCAACGAGATCCCCGAGGAGATCAAGGCGGACTTCCGCTGTGCCCGCGCGCGGGACCACCAGATCAACCGGGACATGATCGAACGGGTCGCCAACGGCACCATCGACTACCTGGTCCTCGGTCAGGACGACGCCACCGAGCACGGCCCGCACCGCCTGGAGAAGGCGGGCCTGGCCGCGCTCGCGGCGAAACTCGGGGTCCAGGACCGGGTCAAGATCTATCCGGGCGCGGACATCCTCGGCGCGCTGCTGGTGGCCAAGCACATCACCAAGCGGCTCGGCGCCGCCCCGACGGTCGACGTCGAGTGGTCCCGTACCCCCGGCGACCAGTGGGTGGCGCCCTATCAGGACGTCCCCTACGCCACCCTGGTCGACGAATACGTGCGTACCCTCGGCGCCCGCCCCTCGGACAGTCCCGACGCCGACATCCTGTTGATGGCGAACACCGCCGGGGGCGGAAACCTGGAACCCTTCGCCGACCGGATCCACGAAGCGGTGGCCCGGGGCCGGCTCGTCGCAGTCGGCGACGACGCACTGGCCGGAAAGGTGGACAGTGAGCTACGTTCGCTGCTCGCCCCCCGGATCCGGTTCGGGGAACTGGCCGGTTGGTCCGGCTGGAACATCGGCCTGTCGATCTCCCAGTCGGTGGTCCGCGCGGCGCTGTTGCAGGCGAGCCGGACCGGGCGCCTGCCGGGTTTCCCCGGCAATTCGAAGGGGATTCCCTTCCAGAAGGCGCGCCAGGCCATCCTGCTGGGCGCCGCCACCGCGCACGTCGAGTTGACGCTGCAGGAACTGGCCCACACCGATCTCTACCGCAACCAGGTGCTCAGCCAGGTCCAGGCGTACGCCCGGGACAACGGCGACGATCCGCAGTACATGACGAAGGTGTTCGCGGGCGCCAACCAGCTCGCGGTGCAGCGGACCAGGGCGCTGGCCGATCAGCTCTTCGCCGACGAGTTCGCCGGCACCCCGATCCGAGCCGGCAACGACAGCCGGGACGAGGTGACCGCGGTCGTGCACCGGCTGACGTCCTGGGAGATGACGCTGGCCTGGTCGCGCTACCAGGAGCTGGAAGCCTTCCCCACGCTCGCGCTGAGCACCGCCCCCACCGACCGCGGCGCGCTGCTCACCGTCACGGCGCTGCCCCTGCGGACCACGGTCCGGCCGGACTCGGACGTGGACGAACGGGTCACCGTGGTACTCCGTAACGACGTCGGCACTCCCGTGACGGCACAGCTCAGCGCTGTCGTCCCCGACGGGTGGGTCGCCCCGGCCCCGACCGGGGTACGGCTCGCGCCGTTCGCGGTGGTGGAGGTTCCGTTGACCGTGGGGGTCCGACAGCTCGCGGCCGAGCAGAGCGCCACCGTCACGGTCGAGGCCCCGCACGTCATGCCGCAGAACGGGCACCGCCAGTTCGCCGCGAGCGCGACCATGACCTTCGGGGCGGTGTGGCGCAACGTGGCGCTGGCCGCCGAGGGCGCCACGGCCACCGCGTCGGGCTGGTGGCGACAGTACGTGCCGGCGCACGTGATCGACGGCAACCGCGTCAGCGCAGGTAGTCGCTGGATCACCGATCCGGGCGACAGTCACTGGCTGCAGGTCGAGTTCGCCGATCCGGAGCTGATCGACACGGTACGGCTGTACCAGTACGGCGGGTACGAGCTGACCGCGTACCGGATCTCCGGCCTCGTTGACGGTGCCTGGCAGGTGCTCAGCGAGGTCACCGGAAACACGACCCAGGTCACCACGCACACCGTCACGCCGGTCCGCGCGACCGCCGTCCGCCTCGACGTGCTCGGCAGCCGGGACAGGCAGGCCCGGCTCTACGAGATCGAGGTGACCTGCCGGGCCGCCGCCTGCGGCTGACCGTAAACCCCGCTGACCCGAAGCGCGTCCGCCGCCGCCGGACCGGGCGGCGTGCCGCCCCCGAAGCCGTAATGACTCGGGGGCGGCACGCCGCCCGCAGCACCACCGTGAGCAGCGCGGCGACCGCGAGGTTGCCGGGAGCAGACCGGCCCGCGCGCCGAGCGCGAGCCCGGCCGAGTCGGGCGGGCACCTGCAAGGCGCCGGTCGGTATGCGCTCCGCCGGCCTCAGCGCCGGGCGCTGCCCGGTCGGCCTCGGCCGGTCCCGGAGGCCCGGTGACCGATACGCGGAGCCCGTACCACCGGGGCGTTGCGAGACCCGGGGCGGAAGTCCCGCGCCGCGCCGGCAACCATCTCGTCGGGATCGCGGCCGAGCAACTGCCGGATGTGCGGCGGGACCACCTCCGACGTCGCCATCGCCATCCGTACCTGCACCGAGCGGTCGTCAACCAGGCGTCG
This window harbors:
- a CDS encoding DUF4127 family protein, with the protein product MPDHALSRRGLLRAAGLAGLTGAGLAALGRPAHARPDTPRLGRIALVPLDDRPYTWYAPQQIATGAGYDTLLPPRETLGRHFAPGDGRAVGQWLTSSTKRADALVVALPMLAYGGLLNSRNSSIPETEVFARLAAVRAVRRSRPRRRLYAFDTIMRLTPEGPWRNELRAWATVKDEVDNLAMVEKRPQLDALESQIPADVRSDYLATRARNHRVNLTMIEWAAEGIFDFLVVGQDDATGHGLHRPESQALAARIAELGVGDRVVIYPGADVVAALLIAKIAIRDADVRPRVSIEYSRVPGEAWTAPYQNIPYAQLIRGYVDILGGTVVDRPERSDLVLMANTGGSSASVAPFADRLVAHVRAGRPVALGDDAIAGHSDRRLLSLLNGRIRYVELAGYSGWNVGISLAQATSRWALRQRSARGELPPGAPGTAGEPVLAARRALLHDAARASIELSVSELVQTDSYRNNVRTATTAHASSLGEPDPQNIKTYFSEINAYAVDSTTPYAEKLFADEFAGATLALGSDGRAPVTARVDRLDAWHLHLPWNRTGEIAAEPRIVLTPDRGHR
- a CDS encoding DUF4127 family protein — its product is MRRNRRLTPRALSMITTTAVILTLAVALPGTPAAAARPPANLGQLAVVPLDDRPFTAYTPVAVAEAGGHQALTPPKDLLGEYFTYGQADAVGAWWRRAAADADGSVVAAPMLAYGGLVASRTCQTSLADARRRLTVLDEVKRKNPDKPLYAFDVIMRLTIEPTSSYPGIYSGPIRRWAILMDQVENLGQEERRAEYEQVANEIPEEIKADFRCARARDHQINRDMIERVANGTIDYLVLGQDDATEHGPHRLEKAGLAALAAKLGVQDRVKIYPGADILGALLVAKHITKRLGAAPTVDVEWSRTPGDQWVAPYQDVPYATLVDEYVRTLGARPSDSPDADILLMANTAGGGNLEPFADRIHEAVARGRLVAVGDDALAGKVDSELRSLLAPRIRFGELAGWSGWNIGLSISQSVVRAALLQASRTGRLPGFPGNSKGIPFQKARQAILLGAATAHVELTLQELAHTDLYRNQVLSQVQAYARDNGDDPQYMTKVFAGANQLAVQRTRALADQLFADEFAGTPIRAGNDSRDEVTAVVHRLTSWEMTLAWSRYQELEAFPTLALSTAPTDRGALLTVTALPLRTTVRPDSDVDERVTVVLRNDVGTPVTAQLSAVVPDGWVAPAPTGVRLAPFAVVEVPLTVGVRQLAAEQSATVTVEAPHVMPQNGHRQFAASATMTFGAVWRNVALAAEGATATASGWWRQYVPAHVIDGNRVSAGSRWITDPGDSHWLQVEFADPELIDTVRLYQYGGYELTAYRISGLVDGAWQVLSEVTGNTTQVTTHTVTPVRATAVRLDVLGSRDRQARLYEIEVTCRAAACG